From the genome of Streptomyces sp. NBC_01317, one region includes:
- a CDS encoding ADP-ribosylglycohydrolase family protein, with the protein MEWSRDPNAQLADTADAFSRTAPARPGGPPDGPTRSEANRPEPSEGPEAQLPHTTDTFIGGGPATRARTGPPDGPPHTTSNASLTAPSPLTVAQLHAAWLGRAAGCLLGKPVEKLPLAGIRALAAASGNWPLRSWFTAKGVPAELTEAYPWNRRSAPTSLAENIDGMPEDDDLNYPLLNLLLLQRHGREFTTGQVATLWLDELPAGRTFTAERVAYGNLLHGIEPPHTAAHHNPFREWIGAAIRADVHGWANPGDPAAAAEQAYRDAVLTHTANGVYGAMFVAATIASAAGQGQGRGTGTGTGTGGDVHACLRAGLSVVPPRSRLADAVRLGIAVAREHAHTDFEPVVDLLHSALGHYHWVHVVPNTALLAAALTHADGDFTGSICRAVSGGWDTDSNGATAGSVAGLLAGHPDRLPERWTGPLKNRLATSVGGFDGIGFDTLAEITHQLAAPAPAPEESLHP; encoded by the coding sequence ATCGAGTGGTCCCGGGACCCGAACGCCCAACTGGCGGACACCGCAGACGCCTTCAGCCGCACCGCCCCCGCACGGCCCGGCGGGCCGCCCGACGGACCGACCCGATCGGAAGCGAACCGCCCCGAGCCGTCCGAGGGCCCGGAGGCCCAACTGCCCCACACCACCGATACGTTCATCGGCGGCGGCCCCGCCACCCGCGCCCGGACCGGGCCGCCCGACGGACCGCCACACACCACCTCAAACGCGAGCCTCACCGCCCCCTCCCCCCTCACCGTCGCCCAACTGCACGCCGCCTGGCTCGGCCGGGCCGCAGGCTGCCTCCTGGGGAAGCCCGTCGAGAAGCTGCCCCTCGCCGGAATCCGCGCCCTTGCCGCCGCCAGTGGCAACTGGCCCCTGCGGTCGTGGTTCACCGCGAAAGGAGTACCCGCCGAACTCACCGAGGCGTACCCCTGGAACCGGCGCTCCGCGCCGACCTCGCTCGCCGAGAACATCGACGGGATGCCCGAGGACGACGACCTCAACTACCCGCTCCTCAACCTGCTCCTCCTCCAGCGCCACGGAAGGGAGTTCACGACCGGTCAGGTCGCCACGCTCTGGCTGGACGAGCTGCCCGCCGGGCGTACGTTCACGGCCGAGCGGGTCGCGTACGGCAATCTGCTCCACGGGATCGAGCCCCCGCACACCGCCGCCCACCACAACCCGTTCCGCGAGTGGATCGGCGCGGCCATCCGGGCCGACGTCCACGGCTGGGCGAACCCCGGCGACCCGGCCGCCGCCGCCGAACAGGCCTACCGGGACGCGGTGTTGACCCACACCGCCAACGGTGTCTACGGCGCGATGTTCGTCGCCGCCACCATCGCCTCCGCCGCAGGACAGGGTCAGGGTAGAGGTACGGGTACGGGTACGGGTACGGGCGGTGACGTGCACGCCTGCCTGCGCGCCGGGCTCTCCGTCGTACCGCCCCGCTCCCGCCTCGCCGACGCCGTCCGCCTCGGCATCGCCGTCGCCCGGGAACACGCCCACACCGACTTCGAACCCGTCGTCGATCTCCTCCACTCCGCCCTCGGCCACTACCACTGGGTCCACGTCGTCCCGAACACGGCCCTGCTCGCCGCCGCCCTCACCCACGCCGACGGCGACTTCACCGGCTCCATCTGCCGTGCCGTGTCCGGTGGTTGGGACACCGACTCGAACGGCGCGACGGCCGGTTCCGTCGCCGGGCTGCTGGCCGGCCACCCGGACCGGCTGCCGGAGCGCTGGACAGGACCGCTCAAGAACCGCCTCGCCACCTCCGTCGGCGGTTTCGACGGCATCGGCTTCGACACCCTCGCCGAGATCACCCACCAACTCGCCGCACCGGCGCCCGCCCCCGAGGAGTCCCTCCACCCATGA